One genomic region from Prosthecobacter debontii encodes:
- the glpX gene encoding class II fructose-bisphosphatase, protein MSTDLPPLRSPLDLERVLEFEFVRATENAALQSIHWLGRGEKELADAAACSAIYGVFDILDIRGEVVIGEGIKDNAPGIFVGEHLGTWKNGSPRFDIALDPIDGTTNIAKGTPNSISVIAAAQKPEGAPSAMKNIPSFYSHKLAYGPAVKRSLQEKGDQSLLDRPMKEVLAFVAEALGKNVRDVVIVTMDRPRHAGLIEEVRSCGAALRMITDGDITAAVAPSLPDSGVDLYMGMGGSPEAVLAAAALKCLGGDMDVRMWFHTEEHRAEVAATTSREEMEQIFRCDDLVMGESALFCATGISDSPLLPGVKLIGHRVETHSILMRARSGTVRHIHASHDLTRKVVPLRDA, encoded by the coding sequence ATGTCCACTGATCTTCCGCCCCTTCGCAGCCCGCTGGATCTCGAGCGAGTTCTCGAATTCGAATTCGTTCGCGCCACTGAAAACGCCGCTTTGCAATCCATCCACTGGTTAGGCCGGGGAGAGAAGGAACTGGCCGATGCCGCTGCATGCAGTGCCATCTATGGCGTTTTCGATATTCTCGATATCCGTGGTGAGGTCGTCATTGGTGAAGGGATCAAGGACAACGCCCCAGGAATCTTCGTGGGAGAGCATCTCGGCACCTGGAAAAACGGTAGCCCGCGCTTCGACATCGCGCTGGACCCCATTGATGGCACCACCAACATTGCCAAAGGCACGCCCAACAGCATCTCCGTCATCGCCGCCGCTCAGAAGCCGGAAGGTGCGCCGAGCGCCATGAAGAACATCCCCAGCTTTTACAGCCACAAGCTGGCCTATGGACCTGCGGTCAAACGTTCGCTGCAAGAAAAGGGCGATCAATCCTTGCTGGATCGCCCCATGAAGGAAGTGCTCGCCTTTGTCGCAGAGGCTCTGGGGAAAAACGTGCGTGATGTGGTGATCGTCACCATGGACCGCCCACGTCATGCAGGCCTTATCGAGGAAGTGCGCTCCTGCGGGGCCGCCCTGCGCATGATCACCGATGGCGACATCACTGCCGCGGTGGCGCCCTCCCTGCCAGACAGCGGTGTGGATCTCTACATGGGCATGGGCGGCAGCCCTGAAGCCGTGTTGGCCGCAGCCGCGCTGAAATGCCTGGGTGGCGATATGGATGTGCGCATGTGGTTCCATACCGAAGAGCACCGCGCTGAAGTGGCGGCCACGACAAGCCGTGAAGAAATGGAGCAAATCTTCCGCTGCGATGACCTCGTGATGGGTGAAAGCGCCCTGTTCTGCGCCACCGGCATCAGTGACAGTCCCCTGCTCCCTGGCGTAAAACTTATCGGCCACCGAGTGGAGACGCACAGCATCCTCATGCGTGCCCGTAGCGGCACCGTGCGTCATATTCACGCCAGCCATGACCTCACACGCAAGGTGGTGCCTTTGCGGGATGCCTAG